A genomic region of Anopheles coustani chromosome 3, idAnoCousDA_361_x.2, whole genome shotgun sequence contains the following coding sequences:
- the LOC131259933 gene encoding uncharacterized protein LOC131259933 → MRRFFVATNFVETIRPIYYWTKAVGLISFTADFERKTIRRNFKDVLIFVVFLFLNGFLAVTAGIKPSDGNPTYFNSPLIEFILNLFLTLQLVAMIGIPIVNYFNVDRYDRFIRYIVDVDEGLHKLGHRHDYSSEYFNCTIYMVGSVVLQFGCLSGMVISNPFRVDFETGENIIVLISFLMCNMVYITSTCYCCASLWVVVYRYRKLNETFSSYFHTNRQSKKQLLLISEKETIKTIALLYSKLGAAVQMYNKCFFIHIFYVLGSAFGLNLVCFFTMIHLFLMRGDKFDHIDPIITSQIFLSVFYMLVVLQIMFAGNLMHKRAKHTAVLLHKVVVYNDCSSTVLEQLISFSIQLSHQIPKASCYFYDIDWKFLLGMISSFATYLNILVQFDIIQVRAELGKINRTILAFDKNEYV, encoded by the exons ATGAGACGGTTCTTTGTGGCGACCAATTTCGTGGAAACCATCCGTCCTATCTACTATTGGACCAAAGCGGTTGGATTGATTTCCTTCACGGCAGATTTCGAAAGAAAGACAATACGACGCAACTTCAAGGATGTTTTGATATTTGTCGTTTTCCTGTTCCTCAACGGGTTCCTTGCAGTTACCGCCGGAATCAAGCCAAGCGATGGAAATCCGACCTACTTCAACTCGCCACTTATCGAATTCATTCTTAACCTGTTCCTTACGTTGCAGCTCGTTGCGATGATCGGTATTCCGATCGTCAATTACTTCAACGTCGACCGGTACGATCGGTTCATCCGATACATAGTGGATGTTGACGAAGGATTGCATAAACTCGGTCACAGACACGATTACAGTTCTGAATACTTTAACTGTACCATTTATATGGTCGGTTCGGTTGTCCTACAGTTTGGTTGTCTCTCAGGGATGGTTATTTCAAATCCTTTTCGGGTAGATTTTGAAACAGGGGAAAATATAATCGTGCTGATTTCGTTCTTGATGTGCAATATGGTGTACATAACGAGTACTTGCTATTGCTGTGCGTCGCTTTGGGTGGTGGTTTACCGCTACCGAAAATTGAACGAGACCTTCAG CTCTTATTTTCATACCAATCGCCAGTCGAAGAAGCAACTTCTGCTAATATCGGAAAAGGAGACGATCAAAACTATTGCTCTACTCTACTCGAAGCTTGGTGCGGCTGTCCAGATGTACAACAAATGCTTCTTTATtcacattttttatgttttgggtaGTGCATTCGGTTTAAATCTAGTCTGTTTCTTCACCATGATCCACTTATTTCTTATGCGTGGAGATAAGTTCGATCACATCGACCCAATCATAACCTCCCAAATTTTTCTTAGCGTTTTCTATATGCTAGTCGTCCTCCAAATCATGTTTGCTGGAAATTTGATGCACAAGCGG GCAAAGCACACAGCTGTACTGCTGCATAAAGTTGTCGTTTATAACGATTGCAGTTCAACCGTGCTGGAACAG TTGATATCCTTTTCCATTCAACTTTCCCATCAAATACCCAAAGCTTCATGTTACTTCTATGATATTGACTGGAAGTTTCTTTTGGGG ATGATATCGTCATTTGCAACATATCTCAACATACTAGTACAATTTGATATAATTCAGGTGAGAGCGGAGCTAGGCAAGATCAATCGAACAATACTGGCATTTGATAAAAACGAATACGTTTGA
- the LOC131259953 gene encoding uncharacterized protein LOC131259953 → MASMLEQPRHVYDVLRPVLILSKVFGFNVFELQGEPPYVQMKVTRANYASLLFNFVGNSFCVFLNTKNRQLSKLTGSAVMNSGLSFLFPFGAIVFNVLAVDSFFRRRTTCAIIAEFFEFDRSLQRKNYQVAHKDHLRVLSSSLIVSVLMIVVGTLYSLLMALISSFSLQNHVINAFSYFYTGVQFLIINFQFICAARLVSFRLNDIDRCLKRHWKRGQWCIEQNNRWGRKLEPMDVVEELAGDVAALVRIVERVNRVYANQILGCIVGLSMFGIFVIYAAAYSYYTGTVEEKRLTTILVATSSFYVIVTTYVFRSGVAVANGNKAIIQTLNKAILSIKDRILKTKLLCFSQQLLHRAPRLQSLFCEFNVKTIFSICGFIVTYLIILVQFDETSHGSFTGIKAQ, encoded by the exons ATGGCGTCGATGTTGGAACAGCCCCGTCATGTCTACGATGTCCTTCGTCCAGTACTTATCCTctcgaaagtgtttggattcAATGTGTTTGAGCTACAAGGCGAGCCACCTTACGTACAGATGAAAGTCACTCGAGCGAACTATGCATCCTTGCTGTTCAATTTCGTCGGCAACAGCTTTTGCGTATTTTTGAATACTAAGAATAGGCAGCTATCCAAACTGACTGGATCAGCAGTAATGAATAGTGGATTAAGTTTTTTATTTCCGTTTGGAGCAATCGTTTTCAATGTGCTAGCAGTGGACAGTTTTTTCCGACGCAGAACCACGTGCGCAATCATTGCTGAGTTTTTTGAGTTCGACCGATCACTACAACGCAAGAATTACCAAGTAGCACACAAGGACCATCTACGTGTGCTCTCTTCAAGTCTTATTGTCTCTGTGCTTATGATTGTTGTGGGAACGCTATATTCTCTTTTAATGGCTTTGATTTCGTCATTTTCCTTGCAAAATCATGTTATAAatgcgttctcatacttttaCACTGGCGTTcagtttttaataataaatttccaaTTTATCTGTGCTGCTCGACTTGTTTCCTTTCGTCTGAATGACATTGACCGTTGTCTCAAAAGACATTGGAAAAGGGGCCAGTGGTGtattgaacaaaacaatcgTTGGGGAAGAAAATTAGAACCGATGGACGTTGTTGAGGAGCTGGCTGGTGATGTTGCCGCACTCGTACGCATTGTGGAACGTGTAAACCGTGTGTATGCAAATCAAATCCTCGGTTGCATTGTTGGCTTGAGCATGTTCGGTATTTTTGTTATCTATGCTGCTGCATACAGTTATTACACCGGAACGGTAGAAGAAAAACGCTTAACAACGATACTGGTGGCAACATCCTCGTTTTATGTTATCGTGACTACGTATGTCTTCAGGTCAGGAGTGGCCGTAGCAAACGGTAACAAAGCCATAATTCAAACTTTAAACAAGGCGATTTTATCAATAAAAGACAGGATTTTAAAGACAAAACTGCTCTGCTTTTCTCAACAATTGCTCCATCGAGCTCCAAGGTTGCAGAGTTTGTTCTGCGAGTTCAACGTGAAAACAATATTTAGT ATATGTGGATTTATCGTTACCTATCTGATTATACTGGTACAGTTTGATGAAACCTCGCACGGTTCATTTACAGGAATAAAGGCTCAATAG
- the LOC131259948 gene encoding uncharacterized protein LOC131259948, translating into MIALLCLTAAKLYFIRLTLITDSWNLIFVSSSPLVAKGLDLLLKIPFFSLLFIPWLFLYRRSLITQISLDLDFFDLKIASYNYHQNFQFYHLLTSICATICCVVPFIILITMRGYEFWMNNFEVNTFIAYSWSGGLLFYTMFNLLLYFVLSRVKDINHILRRMLNIENMDSTKTETLQTIQMLSKLHDKLCDVTNNLSTCFAMPVVFIMVHICISQILATFAFIRVCFYHHDPDEFKDSLFILTGTVCYSLLSIVSIGLAGEMKKCSVITWKLIHRMINKTTSVEVEDRLQRLSEQMGHRVPHIDFRFFDVDWALFVKACSESATYLIILIQFDSK; encoded by the exons ATGATTGCTTTATTATGCCTAACAGCTGCTAAACTTTACTTTATTCGTCTCACTTTAATCACGGATTCATGGAACCTAATTTTTGTATCCAGTTCGCCTCTTGTAGCCAAAGGTTTGGATTTGCTTCTCAAAATTCCattcttttcacttttgttCATACCGTGGCTGTTTCTCTATCGACGTTCTTTGATTACACAAATATCATTGGATTTAGATTTTTTTGACCTTAAA ATTGCATCATACAATTACCATCAAAATTTCCAGTTTTACCATCTACTTACATCCATTTGTGCGACAATTTGCTGCGTTGTtccatttattattttgattacGATGCGTGGTTATGAATTTTGGATGAACAACTTTGAGGTGAACACATTTATCGCGTACTCTTGGTCGGGTGGTTTACTCTTCTATACTATGTTCAATCTATTGCTCTATTTCGTGCTATCTCGTGTGAAAGACATCAATCATATTTTGAG AAGGATGTTAAATATCGAAAACATGGATTCTACCAAAACAGAAACACTGCAAACGATTCAAATGTTAAGCAAATTACATGATAAACTATGCGACGTGACTAACAACCTTTCCACTTGTTTCGCAATGCCG GTCGTTTTCATTATGGTTCATATTTGCATATCGCAGATTTTAGCCACGTTTGCTTTTATTAGGGTGTGTTTCTACCATCATGATCCAGATGAGTTTAAAGACTCGCTGTTTATCTTGACCGGCACGGTTTGCTACTCTTTATTATCAATAGTAAGCATCGGTTTGGcaggtgaaatgaaaaaatgtagTGTTATTACGTGGAAGCTAATACACCGTATGATCAACAAAACCACCTCGGTTGAAGTCGAGGATCGTCTTCAGCGTTTATCGGAGCAGATGGGCCATCGTGTACCTCACATCGATTTTCGATTCTTTGACGTTGATTGGGCTTTGTTTGTTAAA gCATGCAGCGAGTCGGCAACTTACTTAATCATATTAATACAATTTGATTCCAAATAG
- the LOC131271869 gene encoding aminomethyltransferase, mitochondrial, translating into MQGLISRQVLRTARNGVPSLVAPLSRAFSSNKTTSKTALYEFHQKHGGKLVDFAGYLLPVQYNDQSIIKSHLYTREIGSIFDVSHMLQTYLRGKDVIRCFETICTADVKGLRNGSGTLTVFTNSSGGIIDDLIVNRVADDVLYVVSNASRKEVDMANISDAVSSCKAKGMDVSVEFLSSDDQSLLAVQGPSAVATLQKLCTKDLSRLFFMNSTTDSIAGVDNCRITRCGYTGEDGVEISIPSANAADIATALLDPSYGNLKLAGLGARDSLRVEAGLCLYGNDIDETTTPVEANLLWLVAKTRRSENNFPGSDKINAQIKNGVTRRRVGFKMDSGAAPARQHVEIYNNEQQKVGEITSGCPSPCLQQNIAMGYIREEYKKPGTEITLKVRDKHYHSSVVKMPFVATHYYQPPK; encoded by the exons ATGCAAGGCCTTATTTCTCGGCAAGTGTTGCGAACGGCACGCAACGGAGTACCGTCTTTGGTCGCACCATTATCACGAGCGTTTTCGTCCAATAAAACAACGAGTAAGACGGCTCTCTACGAGTTTCATCAAAAACATGGGGGAAAGTTAGTCGATTTCGCTGGATATTTGTTGCCGGTGCAATATAATGACCAGAGCATTATTAAGTCACATCTGTACACACGCGAGATCGGATCGATCTTTGACGTTTCACACATGCTGCAAACCTACCTGAGAG GAAAAGACGTCATCCGATGCTTTGAGACTATCTGCACTGCGGACGTCAAAGGATTGCGCAATGGAAGTGGAACGCTTACGGTTTTTACCAACAGTTCCGGAGGAATTATAGACGATCTGATCGTGAACCGTGTGGCTGATGATGTGCTGTATGTGGTATCAAATGCCTCGCGGAAAGAGGTAGACATGGCGAACATTAGTGACGCGGTATCCTCGTGCAAGGCGAAAGGAATGGACGTGTCGGTCGAATTCTTATCCTCCGATGACCAGTCTTTACTCGCTGTTCAAGGACCTAGCGCTGTAGCGACTCTGCAAAAATTGTGCACGAAGGACTTGTCTCGACTGTTTTTCATGAACAGCACTACGGATTCAATTGCAGGAGTAGACAATTGTCGTATAACACGCTGCGGCTACACAGGGGAAGATGGTGTTGAAATATCGATTCCATCTGCGAATGCTGCAGATATTGCAACTGCATTGCTCGACCCTAGCTATGGAAATCTCAAACTGGCTGGATTAGGCGCGAGAGATTCCCTGAGGGTAGAGGCTGGACTCTGTTTGTACGGAAACGACATCGACGAGACAACAACACCAGTAGAAGCTAATCTATTGTGGTTGGTTGCCAAGACCCGTCGAAGTGAGAATAATTTTCCAGGCAGCGACAAAATCAATGCTCAGATAAAAAACGGCGTCACTCGCCGAAGAGTTGGCTTTAAGATGGACTCGGGAGCCGCACCAGCCCGACAACATGTGGAAATTTACAACAACGAGCAACAGAAGGTCGGCGAAATAACCAGCGGCTGCCCCAGCCCATGCCTACAGCAAAACATTGCAATGGGTTACATTCGGGAGGAATATAAAAAACCCGGGACCGAAATAACGCTGAAAGTACGCGATAAGCATTACCACAGCAGCGTCGTGAAGATGCCTTTCGTTGCGACACACTATTATCAACCGCCGAAGTAG